One genomic region from Candida albicans SC5314 chromosome 6, complete sequence encodes:
- the RPL32 gene encoding 60S ribosomal protein eL32 (Component of the large (60S) ribosomal subunit; Spider biofilm repressed) → MATSVPHPKIVKKYTKKFKRHHSDRYHRVAENWRKQKGIDSCVRRRFRGTIPQPNIGYGSNKKTKFLNPAGYKVYLVKNVKDLDVLLLHTKSYAAEIASSVSSRKRVEIVAKAKKLGVKVTNPKGKLNLEA, encoded by the exons A tgGCTACTTCTGTTCCACACCCAAAAATTGTTAAGaaatacaccaagaaattcAAGAGACACCATTCTGACAGATATCACAGAGTCGCTGAAAACTggagaaaacaaaaaggtATTGATTCATGTGTTAGAAGAAGATTCAGAGGTACCATCCCACAACCAAACATTGGTTACGGTTCCAACAAAAAGACCAAGTTCTTGAACCCAGCTGGTTACAAAGTTTACTTGGTTAAAAACGTTAAAGACTTAGATGTCTTGTTATTGCACACTAAATCTTATGCTGCTGAAATTGCTTCTTCTGTCTCATCTAGAAAAAGAGTTGAAATCGTTGCTAAAGCTAAGAAACTCGGTGTTAAAGTCACTAATCCAAAGGGTAAATTGAACTTGGAAGCTTAa
- a CDS encoding putative pyridoxal kinase (Ortholog(s) have role in cellular bud site selection and cytosol, nucleus localization), whose product MKSLLSISSHVVHGYVGNRATVFPLQYAGWDVDAINTTNFSNHPGYGSLSGTASPPEAIQDIILGLKQILDFNNVYDIILTGYTPNAEVLQILKSEIEQAITNSRNKPHWIVDPVLGDNGKLYVKENLIPVYRDIFASGLVELTTPNQFEFETLSGVKIVDWSTAKDAIYEFRKLYKVKNIVISSVSIDDHLYCVGSSNDRIFYISIEQIGCSFNGCGDLFTALLADEFYNGEYVLSPQMLSKVLYKLHKILEFSYDDIFKRIGQIPTVVKDIRVVAAKEFLTSDYKLDTDVIYL is encoded by the coding sequence ATGAAGTCACTATTATCTATTCTGTCACATGTTGTACATGGATATGTGGGAAACAGGGCCACAGTTTTCCCCTTGCAGTATGCTGGGTGGGATGTCGATGCCATCAACACTaccaatttttctaatcATCCTGGATATGGATCATTGAGTGGGACCGCATCACCACCAGAGGCCATACAAGATATAATTTTGGGACTAAAACAGATCcttgatttcaataatgtGTACGATATAATCCTTACAGGATATACACCCAATGCTGAAGTTCTACAGATACTAAAGAGTGAAATTGAACAAGCCATTACCAACTCCCGCAACAAACCTCATTGGATAGTTGATCCTGTATTAGGAGATAATGGTAAACTATACGTCAAAGAAAACTTGATACCGGTTTATCGTGACATATTTGCCAGTGGATTAGTGGAGCTTACCACGCCTAATCAATTCGAATTTGAAACATTAAGTGGTGtgaaaattgttgattggtCAACTGCTAAAGATGCAATTTATGAGTTTCGTAAACTCTATAAGGTTAAGAATATTGTGATATCCTCAGTATCAATTGATGACCATTTGTATTGTGTTGGGTCTTCCAATGACAgaattttttatatttctattgaacaaattggATGCAGTTTCAATGGTTGTGGGGATTTATTTACTGCATTACTTGCAGACGAATTTTACAATGGGGAGTATGTGTTAAGTCCACAGATGTTATCGAAAGTACTTTACAAATTACACAAGATCTTAGAGTTTAGCTACgatgatatttttaaaCGTATCGGACAAATTCCAACAGTGGTGAAGGATATAAGAGTTGTGGCAGCTAAAGAATTTCTTACATCTGATTATAAGCTAGACACTGATGTAATATATTTATAG
- the FGR37 gene encoding Fgr37p (Protein lacking an ortholog in S. cerevisiae; transposon mutation affects filamentous growth) — MYGAASHSQAGHSNNCARAHNGNNKTTTTTPTTKCVSIEKIKTSHSNGHFCVISHYLYACTISMMRMIAILTGITMYNCDGEKTTKEACETKKEKCDPVCQV, encoded by the coding sequence ATGTACGGGGCTGCGCTGCATAGCCAGGCTGGGCACAGCAATAATTGCGCCAGAGCACACAACGGTAATAAcaaaaccaccaccaccactcCAACTACCAAGTGTGTCTCAATcgaaaaaataaaaactaGTCATTCAAACGGTCATTTTTGTGTTATTCTGCACTACTTATACGCATGCACTATATCAATGATGAGAATGATTGCTATTTTAACCGGGATCACAATGTACAACTGTGATGGGGAAAAGACGACGAAGGAGGCTTGTGAGACgaagaaagagaaatgTGATCCCGTCTGTCAAGTTTGA
- the PTK2 gene encoding protein kinase (Putative protein kinase of polyamine import; mutation confers hypersensitivity to high concentrations of tunicamycin; YPD flow model biofilm induced; rat catheter and Spider biofilm induced) produces MTKEHSIRNIFKKDKTPDNGSATATPSSSHTGLSKLFHKESKPITPPMKRTPSVSSLKRRNTNPSQTSGISLNHNHHHHQDSQNHNDATTSGGNIHSSTPVNRSRSNSDRSGHVPPTGRKVLSKAETFTHLQQLDTRNAAKNQLRNHRIPSNHLSSPLSAAPHSDKIVYNPYGLNKTATQERPKNTSFYLSGVNDGERVLSNPVASPNDYLPAELQQQHVNLLEDFEIDVGTKKLGDGGSSDVRIINSCHHKKDLYALKKFTLLSKETDEDFYKRVSEEYKIHRKAAISRHVVDAFAILRIQSQSNLTRGWGMVMEFCGGGDLFSVIVKPGWKSTPLAEKYCLFKQIAYGVKFLHDHDIVHRDLKPENVLLDANGLAKLCDFGVSEFGHEVPEDFSSPVKLSTAYVGSPPYAPPEVMLLKEKSSTEIKAFAYDPFKMDCWGLGMLLFCLVYGGVPFQQSSPNDHAFRDYKFSHKRFCTDHHTFKSNQGYPRGPGSEFKLAAKFENNGASRVAWKLCDPSENTRYTMDMLFDDPWFQSVEMCIYESPDQEVNPFVLPGTGENIDTHSVSGYSSVNNSQAPSRRGTFTSRPVGSGAGSGYNSHDESSNGLSSSFRSMLDLKDIPQKITKTDEPLPSNSSVHSNDSSSARAKSKLDHPSSPGSLLSPSTPALQSIPADRVAQTTSPINASLPAVEESDIEHESESEIQGDETESSGLQVLPPIDDVVAASPSSLTHEPQEQVLDSVESCISLPPNRDQAFAGKDGEMCSLVDLKPAALKSATDLQLGADGMCNLGYKIKKHHHTEVSNVSNSSRR; encoded by the coding sequence ATGACAAAGGAACATTCAATTCGGAACATTTTTAAGAAGGACAAGACACCAGATAATGGatcagcaacagcaacaccATCGTCTTCACACACTGGTTTGTCAAAACTTTTCCATAAGGAAAGCAAACCCATCACCCCACCAATGAAAAGAACGCCGTCGGTCTCATCGTTGAAGCGCCGCAACACCAACCCATCCCAAACATCTGGCATTAGTCTcaatcataatcatcaccatcatcagGATTCTCAAAACCATAATGATGCCACCACTAGTGGTGGCAATATCCATTCTTCAACACCTGTCAATAGAAGTAGAAGCAACTCTGATAGGCTGGGCCACGTTCCACCAACAGGAAGAAAAGTGCTCTCAAAAGCAGAAACATTTACCCATTTACAACAATTGGACACTAGAAATGCAGccaaaaatcaattgagaAACCACCGAATTCCATCAAATCATTTGAGCTCACCGCTTAGTGCAGCCCCACATTCAGATAAAATTGTATATAATCCATATGGATTAAATAAAACTGCAACCCAAGAACGTCCTAAAAATACCAGTTTCTATTTATCTGGGGTTAATGATGGAGAAAGAGTGTTATCGAACCCAGTAGCCAGTCCTAATGACTACTTACCAGCGGAgttgcaacaacaacatgtCAATTTGTTAGAggattttgaaattgacgTTGGCACCAAGAAATTGGGTGATGGTGGATCTTCTGATGTTCGTATCATAAACTCATGTCATCATAAAAAAGATTTGTAtgcattgaaaaaattcacTTTGTTGTCAAAAGAGACAGATGAGGATTTCTATAAAAGAGTACTGGAGGAGTATAAGATTCATAGAAAAGCTGCCATCTCAAGACACGTGGTTGATGCTTTTGCCATTTTGAGAATTCAGTCACAATCTAATTTAACCAGAGGTTGGGGTATGGTAATGGAGttttgtggtggtggtgactTGTTTTCAGTTATTGTTAAACCCGGTTGGAAGTCTACTCCCCTTGCAGAAAAATATTGTcttttcaaacaaataGCTTATGGTGTTAAATTTCTTCATGACCACGATATAGTGCATCGTGATTTGAAACCAGAGAATGTTTTACTTGACGCTAACGGGTTGGCCAAATTATGTGATTTTGGTGTCAGTGAATTTGGTCACGAAGTACCGGAGGATTTCTCAAGTCCTGTTAAATTATCGACAGCATATGTTGGTTCTCCCCCTTATGCACCACCAGAAGTCATgttattgaaagaaaaatcaagtACAGAAATAAAAGCTTTTGCCTACGACCCATTCAAAATGGATTGTTGGGGGTTGGgtatgttgttgttctgtTTGGTTTATGGTGGTGTGCcatttcaacaatcaaGTCCCAATGACCACGCCTTCCGCGATTACAAGTTTAGTCACAAGAGATTTTGCACCGATCATCATACTTTTAAATCTAATCAAGGGTATCCTAGAGGTCCTGGTAGTGAATTCAAATTGGCTgctaaatttgaaaataatggTGCTTCCAGAGTTGCTTGGAAATTATGTGACCCTTCAGAAAACACCCGTTATACAATGGATATGTTGTTTGACGACCCTTGGTTCCAATCAGTGGAAATGTGTATTTATGAGAGCCCAGATCAAGAAGTGAATCCATTTGTGTTGCCTGGGACTGgtgaaaatattgatacaCACTCAGTCTCAGGGTATTCATCAGTCAACAATTCACAAGCGCCATCTAGAAGAGGTACATTCACATCTCGTCCTGTTGGAAGTGGTGCTGGGAGCGGATACAATAGTCATGATGAAAGTAGCAATGGTCTCAGCTCAAGCTTCAGAAGCATGCTAGATTTGAAGGATATTCCACagaaaataacaaaaactGATGAGCCATTACCAAGTAATTCATCTGTGCATTCCAATGACAGTTCATCAGCAAgagcaaaatcaaaactcGACCACCCATCTTCGCCAGGATCTCTATTATCACCTAGCACTCCAGCATTACAATCAATCCCAGCTGATCGTGTGGCGCAAACTACATCTCCAATTAATGCAAGTCTACCAGCCGTGGAAGAAAGTGACATTGAGCACGAATCAGAATCAGAAATCCAAGGCGATGAAACAGAGAGTCTGGGTCTACAGGTTTTACCACCCATAGACGATGTTGTTGCAGCGTCTCCTTCCTCATTGACTCATGAACCACAAGAGCAAGTCCTAGATTCTGTTGAATCTTGTATTAGCTTACCACCAAATAGAGATCAAGCATTTGCTGGTAAAGATGGGGAGATGTGTTCTTTAGTTGACTTGAAACCAGCAGCTTTGAAAAGTGCTACAGATTTGCAATTGGGTGCTGATGGTATGTGCAATTTGGgatataaaatcaaaaagcATCACCATACTGAAGTAAGTAACGTTTCTAACTCAAGCCGCAGGTAA
- the SUR7 gene encoding Sur7p (Protein required for normal cell wall, plasma membrane, cytoskeletal organization, endocytosis; localizes to eisosome subdomains of plasma membrane; four transmembrane motifs; mutant shows ectopic, chitin-rich cell wall; fluconazole-induced), with the protein MKVVFTFFNLFFLAGTVLLLIFTVLSGSSKHFPLNKFYWLEADTSGIKNAPANRSAWTFWGVCDKADYSNCLLGPAYPISPEDNFGTTADIPKDFVDNENTYYYLSRFAFAFCLIALAFSGLAFIIDILGFCFEIIDKVVIFLITIGLLFLAGFASLQTAVVVLAKNAFKNDGRYAHIGAKSMGIMWAAFACLLICWLLIFAGTISNSYKKHIARVKAEQGQYSQPTHGPAGDESSFTRAAPPTKDEENTGGIRFFKIKRNQKVSDDESV; encoded by the coding sequence ATGAAGGTTGTGtttacatttttcaatcttttctttttggcaGGGACCGTTCTTTTATTGATATTCACAGTATTATCCGGTTCATCTAAACATTTCCCATTAAACAAATTCTATTGGCTCGAAGCTGATACTTCAGGTATTAAAAATGCTCCAGCTAACAGAAGTGCTTGGACATTCTGGGGGGTTTGTGATAAAGCCGATTattccaattgtttattagGACCAGCTTATCCAATTTCTCCAGAAGATAATTTTGGTACCACCGCCGATATTCCAAAAGATTTcgttgataatgaaaacacctattattatttgagtAGATTTGCCTTTGCCTTTTGTCTCATTGCCCTTGCATTCAGTGGATTGGCtttcattattgatattttagGTTTCtgttttgaaatcattgataaaGTTGTTATCTTTTTGATTACCATTggattattgtttttggCTGGGTTTGCTTCCTTACAAactgctgttgttgttttggcCAAGAATGCTTTCAAGAATGATGGCAGATATGCTCACATTGGTGCCAAATCAATGGGTATTATGTGGGCTGCATTTGCTTGTTTACTCATTTGTTGGTTATTGATTTTCGCTGGTACTATTTCTAATTCTTATAAGAAACACATTGCCAGAGTCAAAGCTGAACAAGGACAATATTCTCAACCAACTCATGGACCAGCTGGTGATGAATCTTCATTTACTAGAGCTGCCCCACCAActaaagatgaagaaaacaCAGGCGGTATTAgattcttcaaaatcaaaagaaaccaaaaagtTTCCGATGATGAATCAgtataa
- the ATG15 gene encoding triglyceride lipase (Putative lipase; fungal-specific (no human or murine homolog); Hap43p-repressed gene), with protein sequence MTLEKNRHANKGTSWTWMIYKFVVGVITVAILVLFITQKSVSQAQDKLRVEQQAIFSDQDTLQLKHIFHHGTGPKNYRLHRRLDITSEYLAKHQPYFTTLTQQLSEPVLEEHIASDNLDKIYQQSDWPEIHKGKNPFSIELPFKKADSEATRLKERNTLNFIESYLNYARDIKGDAQILNRINLDWIHDEIKVPNVTDRDTVVTLATISSNAYVRYPKDDDEKRKSDWIDLGDWDPNREDDDVNFGWDDIGLRGHVFVSKDNKTVVIGIKGTSGAGLPGGGSDETGGNDKTNDNLLFSCCCARISYMWTTVCDCYEKTYTCNQDCLEKELRKEDKYYQAVLELYRNVTDIYPPESTDIWVTGHSLGGALASLLGRTFGLPAVAFEAPGEMLATRRLHLPSPPGLPQHMENIWHFGNTADPIYMGVCNGASSTCNLAGYAMETTCHTGLQCVYDVVTDKGWSVNLLNHRIHTVIDDIILTYNETAPCAPSPPCRDCFNWRFVAHDDNEKDEPKLPNPLRSSSKSTLSTKTTSLKSSSTYSGSTSSSTVTKTTQTSPISSASPTDQDPPKKCLKRTWYGWCTKWGYDDDDDDEDTFERK encoded by the coding sequence ATGACGttggaaaaaaatagaCATGCCAACAAGGGAACAAGTTGGACGTGGATGATATATAAATTTGTGGTTGGGGTTATTACAGTTGCCATCCtagttttatttataaCACAGAAACTGGTGTCACAAGCACAAGATAAGCTACGAGTAGAACAGCAAGCTATATTTAGTGATCAGGATACCCTACAGTTAAAACATATATTCCACCATGGTACTGGACCTAAGAATTATAGATTACACAGAAGATTAGACATTACATCGGAATACTTGGCTAAACATCAGCCATATTTTACAACACTCACTCAACAATTACTGGAACCAGTTTTAGAAGAACACATTGCATCAGATAATTTAgataaaatttatcaacaatcagATTGGCCAGAAATTCACAAAGGCAAAAACCCTTTTAGTATTGAGTTGCCATTTAAAAAAGCAGACAGTGAAGCAACAAGActtaaagaaagaaacacgctaaattttattgaatcGTATCTTAATTACGCTAGAGATATCAAGGGGGATGCTCAGATTTTAAACCGGATCAATTTAGATTGGATACATGATGAAATCAAGGTCCCAAATGTCACCGATAGAGATACTGTTGTTACGTTAGCCACCATCTCATCAAACGCGTATGTCAGATATCCTAAAGATGACGATGAGAAAAGAAAGTCAGACTGGATAGACTTAGGAGATTGGGACCCCAATAGAgaggatgatgatgttaaTTTTGGTTGGGACGACATCGGATTAAGAGGGCATGTGTTTGTCAGTAAAGATAACAAGACAGTGGTTATTGGTATAAAGGGTACTTCAGGAGCAGGATTACCTGGTGGTGGCAGTGACGAGACTGGTGGTAACGATAAGACTAATgacaatttgttgttttcttgTTGCTGTGCAAGAATTAGTTATATGTGGACAACGGTGTGTGATTGTTATGAAAAAACATACACTTGTAATCAAGATTGTTTAGAAAAGGAGTTGAGAAAGGAGGATAAATATTATCAAGCAGTCTTGGAATTGTATCGTAATGTGACTGATATCTATCCTCCGGAACTGACAGATATTTGGGTCACTGGCCATTCATTAGGAGGTGCCTTGGCATCTTTATTGGGCAGAACATTCGGGTTGCCAGCAGTGGCATTTGAAGCACCAGGAGAAATGTTAGCAACAAGAAGATTGCACTTACCTTCTCCTCCTGGACTTCCACAACATATGGAAAACATTTGGCACTTTGGAAACACTGCTGATCCTATATATATGGGAGTTTGCAATGGTGCATCGAGTACTTGTAACTTAGCTGGGTATGCTATGGAAACTACATGTCACACTGGATTACAATGCGTGTACGATGTGGTGACCGATAAAGGCTGGAGCgttaatttgttgaatcatAGGATCCATACAGTTATCGACGATATTATATTAACCTATAATGAAACAGCACCATGTGCACCACTGCCACCTTGCCGAgattgtttcaattggCGATTTGTTGCtcatgatgataatgaaaaagacGAACCGAAATTGCCCAATCCACTACGAAGCAGCAGCAAGAGTACGTTGTCTACTAAGACAACTTCACTCAAGTCCAGTTCAACTTATAGTGGCAGTAcctcatcatcaacagTCACCAAGACAACACAAACACTGCCCATTTCCTCTGCCTCTCCAACAGATCAAGACCCACCAAAGAAATGCTTAAAGAGGACATGGTATGGATGGTGCACCAAATGGGGCtacgatgatgatgatgatgacgagGATACCTTTGAGAggaaataa
- the SEC12 gene encoding Sec12p (Putative guanyl-nucleotide exchange factor; induced in high iron; Hap43-repressed), giving the protein MAPKDSASIDVGYPIMGIKFLNNKTILVAGGGGEGNNGIPNKITAIKSSFKVKDPNRKLQRFREITLPSNEDSPQCIDTAKLVGENKFNVVLGCNQSSQLIKSMNINNNIRKYEYTNEEHLRFVDAAQFEAEINGDADDYPKIVRLAQNNNVGCFMTSIVPSSIYIFNPETLELNYKFIPDKSIEIKDFVLSPHDGNSLCYITSNSINVVATNNTSNVELSSVSIPNLDKQLKGYVLSKVRYINSDELLLAATFVGKKGAVLLRLNIPNKKIIQTQVISKKGVIVSMDVSPTKVAVATNDLALTLINLSNLKVLKAFKNLHSWAITSVSFSPSGDKVASVSASGTLVVSKISSIGRSGGSGWFLSVLLALVFGIVAILAAVFPDFATQLTGQSSLIDYKFFDFAVPVSIVAEKYSSIVSQFLDTKSTTVSSVESKILDNTPSAEIPTTESTFLQSVDHQDPIIDSSEVESADVETTVIEVVVEETTVVENSSVETSIIPSEVREAHTEKSSSIEESHVPSTFIESDVVSSTETSSSVESLVESPVVESSVEETPIVESSPVQPPIIEESSSFELEFSESTTESQVVQSSVIESVEEESSLEGTTIIESQSVEPPVVESSSSEISSVESFSSEPANVESSSTESSVLESSSVRASYIESPSVESLPVESISVESPSTESPTAESMSVDVSSTEVSSSESPSTDPSSESPSPDVSTVESARVESSSVENPSVETSSVETPSTETPSTETPLTETSSTEPSSAEIPAVESISSESLSVETPSIEVSSAESHSVEPNVTESLSVQSSTAESDTAPSSITSASTKKARVKRTITKKVTRTIKKDEL; this is encoded by the coding sequence ATGGCACCCAAAGACTCTGCTAGTATTGATGTTGGATATCCCATCATGGGAATCAAATtcctcaacaacaagacTATTCTTGTAGCTGGTGGTGGAGGAGAAGGTAACAATGGGATTCCTAATAAGATCACCGCAATCAAATCCAGCTTCAAGGTGAAAGATCCCAATAGAAAATTGCAACGGTTTAGAGAAATCACGTTGCCTTCAAATGAAGATTCGCCACAATGTATAGACACCGCCAAATTAGTTGGCGAAAACAAGTTTAATGTGGTACTTGGTTGCAACCAGAGTTCACAATTGATCAAGTCCAtgaatatcaacaataatatcaGAAAGTATGAATATACCAATGAAGAGCATTTGCGATTTGTAGATGCTGCCCAATTCGAAGCAGAGATTAATGGAGACGCAGACGACTACCCAAAGATTGTGAGATTGGcacaaaacaacaatgtGGGTTGTTTTATGACATCAATCGTTCCATcttcaatttatattttcaatcCGGAAACTTTGGAGttgaattataaatttataCCTGACAAAAGTATCGAAATAAAAGATTTTGTGTTGAGTCCACATGATGGGAATTCATTGTGTTATATTACATCAAATTCGATTAATGTTGTTGCAACAAATAACACCAGTAATGTTGAGTTGTCGTCCGTTTCTATACCAAATTTGGATAAACAATTAAAGGGCTACGTGTTGTCCAAAGTTAGATATATCAATAGCGATGAATTATTACTTGCGGCAACATTTGTTGGTAAAAAGGGTGCGGTCTTGTTGAGACTAAATATTCCAAATAAGAAAATCATCCAAACACAAGTGATCTCTAAAAAAGGCGTGATTGTGTCGATGGATGTTTCTCCCACCAAAGTAGCTGTGGCTACCAATGACTTGGCATTAACATTGATTAATTTGTCAAACTTAAAAGTGTTAAAAGCTTTCAAAAACTTACATTCTTGGGCAATTACAAGTGTGAGCTTTTCTCCTTCCGGAGACAAAGTAGCTAGTGTCCTGGCAAGTGGGACTTTAGTTGTTTCTAAAATTTCCTCGATAGGCAGATCAGGTGGCTCTGGTTGGTTTTTGCTGGTGTTACTTGCTTTAGTTTTTGGTATTGTTGCTATTCTTGCTGCTGTATTCCCTGACTTTGCTACTCAATTGACTGGTCAATCGTCATTGATCGAttacaaattttttgattttgctgTTCCAGTTTCGATTGTGGCTGAAAAGTACTCATCTATTGTTTCCCAATTCTTGGATACTAAATCCACTACAGTTTCAAGCGTCGAATCTAAAATTTTGGATAATACACCAAGCGCTGAAATTCCAACCACTGAGTCTACATTTTTGCAGTCTGTCGATCATCAAGATCCAATTATTGATTCCTCCGAGGTTGAATCTGCAGATGTGGAAACCACCGTTATTGAGGTTGTCGTTGAGGAGACCACGGTTGTGGAGAACTCTTCTGTTGAAACCTCCATTATTCCATCCGAGGTCAGAGAAGCACATACTGAAAAGTCATCATCTATTGAAGAATCACATGTTCCATCAACTTTTATTGAATCAGATGTTGTGTCTTCGACAGAAACATCCTCTTCTGTTGAATCTTTGGTGGAATCACCTGTTGTTGAATCTTCAGTGGAAGAAACtccaattgttgaatcTTCACCCGTACAGCCTCCTATTATCGAAGAATCATCTTCTTTCGAATTAGAATTCCTGGAATCAACTACTGAGTCTCAAGTTGTTCAATCATCTGTTATTGAATCTGTTGAGGAAGAATCGTCACTTGAAGGAACTACGATCATAGAATCGCAATCTGTGGAACCACCTGTTGTTGAATCTTCCCTGAGTGAGATATCATCTGTTgaatcattttcttcagaACCTGCGAATGTGGAGTCATCATCTACTGAATCTTCCGTCTTAGAATCTTCATCTGTTCGAGCTTCATATATTGAATCTCCATCGGTTGAATCGTTGCCTGTTGAATCCATATCTGTCGAATCTCCATCCACTGAATCACCAACTGCTGAGTCTATGTCTGTTGATGTTTCATCTACTGAGGTTTCATCTAGCGAGTCTCCATCTACTGATCCATCTTCTGAGTCTCCATCCCCTGATGTTTCAACTGTTGAATCAGCTAGGGTCGAGTCCTCTTCTGTTGAAAATCCATCTGTCGAAACTTCATCTGTTGAAACCCCTTCTACTGAAACCCCTTCTACTGAAACTCCACTTACTGAAACTTCATCTACTGAACCATCATCCGCTGAAATTCCCGCTGTTGAATCTATTAGTCTGGAATCTTTATCTGTTGAAACTCCGTCTATAGAAGTATCATCAGCAGAATCTCATTCTGTTGAACCCAATGTCACTGAGTCTTTGTCTGTTCAAAGCTCAACTGCTGAATCCGATACCGCTCCTTCATCAATCACATCGGCAAGTACCAAGAAAGCAAGAGTAAAAAGAACAATTACCAAAAAGGTTACTAGAACTatcaaaaaagatgaattgTAA